One Pyrofollis japonicus DNA window includes the following coding sequences:
- the kae1 gene encoding KEOPS complex N(6)-L-threonylcarbamoyladenine synthase Kae1: MVNVDTPSSLGKPRGDPRKLYPRLEWEKDAIVLGIESTAHTFGVGIASTHEPYILSSVRDTYRPKEGGIHPREAASHHARVAPHVLAEALRSAGVSIKDVDAIAVALGPGLGPALRIGATIARGLAAYYSKSLVPVNHAVAHIEIGRLYTGFHDPLVLYVSGGNTMVAAFAKKRYRVFGETIDIALGNLLDTFARDAGLAPPYVVEGMHVVDRCAVGAHEPADLPYVVKGMDVSFSGLLTAALRAWNKAKTAQEKASVCLGLREIAYSAATEVAERGLAHTRKSSVLLTGGVAASPILREKIKAMTAYHGAEAGWPPTPLAGDNGAMIAWVGLLNYLAGVTVPIEESVVRQRWRPDEVEIPWR; encoded by the coding sequence GTGGTAAATGTGGACACACCGAGTTCGTTAGGGAAGCCAAGAGGTGATCCTCGTAAGCTTTATCCTCGTCTCGAATGGGAGAAGGATGCAATAGTTCTCGGCATAGAGTCAACTGCACACACGTTTGGCGTAGGCATAGCCTCTACTCACGAACCCTATATTCTTTCAAGTGTACGCGACACGTATCGCCCCAAAGAGGGGGGCATTCATCCTAGAGAAGCGGCGAGCCACCATGCACGTGTAGCTCCTCATGTCTTAGCCGAAGCACTTCGCAGTGCAGGAGTCAGTATCAAAGATGTTGATGCAATAGCAGTAGCTCTTGGCCCTGGACTAGGCCCGGCTCTAAGAATAGGTGCTACCATAGCTAGAGGACTAGCAGCATACTACTCGAAGTCCCTCGTACCGGTAAACCACGCAGTAGCCCATATAGAGATAGGCCGCCTCTACACCGGTTTTCACGACCCCCTCGTCCTCTACGTCTCGGGAGGCAACACAATGGTTGCGGCATTTGCTAAGAAGAGATACCGTGTTTTCGGCGAGACTATAGACATTGCTCTCGGCAATCTTCTTGATACGTTTGCCCGTGATGCTGGTCTAGCTCCTCCATACGTTGTTGAAGGAATGCATGTCGTTGACAGATGCGCTGTAGGAGCCCATGAGCCGGCAGACTTGCCTTACGTTGTAAAGGGTATGGATGTCTCGTTCTCCGGCCTATTGACCGCAGCGCTACGGGCATGGAATAAAGCGAAAACGGCTCAGGAAAAGGCATCAGTGTGTCTAGGACTGAGGGAAATAGCGTATAGTGCAGCTACAGAGGTTGCCGAGAGGGGTCTTGCGCATACCCGGAAATCAAGCGTATTATTGACGGGTGGTGTGGCTGCTAGCCCTATACTAAGAGAAAAAATCAAAGCGATGACTGCCTATCACGGGGCAGAAGCTGGTTGGCCGCCTACCCCCTTAGCGGGAGATAATGGTGCTATGATAGCATGGGTTGGGTTACTAAACTATCTTGCAGGTGTAACGGTGCCCATAGAGGAATCGGTTGTTAGGCAGCGTTGGCGGCCAGACGAGGTTGAGATACCATGGCGCTAG
- a CDS encoding 30S ribosomal protein S27ae — MAKEGLKLYVHRLYEYDYNTGTIKRKNKICPRCGSFMAFHKYPVPRWHCGKCGHTEFVREAKR, encoded by the coding sequence ATGGCAAAGGAGGGACTTAAACTATACGTCCATCGCCTCTACGAGTACGATTACAACACGGGAACCATAAAGAGGAAGAACAAGATATGCCCACGATGCGGAAGCTTCATGGCGTTCCACAAGTATCCCGTCCCGAGGTGGCACTGTGGTAAATGTGGACACACCGAGTTCGTTAGGGAAGCCAAGAGGTGA
- a CDS encoding SPOUT family RNA methylase: MEAEEQCNYILVKTVLGMERVAASYISEIDPKAEVIVSPRGFKGLVLVKPSKNKYEVAKEIENRIPEVEKVEIIEGCAPAVPSEIARVAASLAPRFISSNETFAVRTVRRGRHSFTSIDVNVVVGDAVRKATGASVNLRFPDKVVAVEIIGDRAYIAFYPGSREWKKMKPGKYPLYKIYRKIAVVQMPYLGPLDACRTMGVRIGREVQNFEVGELVVAPIGLVDALQLKTFLDGVFEGIESRYNIQKKSYGRSVHKVPVYLQDLYQLVRSRSNEAIIVFEPEGDHISKRAKEVYELLRKHRRVNLLFGSREGIPEGVYRFADLVLDIAPGITLSTEYAAAAALIAIGSAVHDYLAKEPGEEEEQLQPED, encoded by the coding sequence ATGGAAGCAGAAGAACAATGTAACTATATACTTGTGAAAACCGTTCTAGGTATGGAGCGTGTAGCTGCTAGCTACATTTCAGAAATAGATCCAAAAGCTGAAGTCATTGTTTCTCCCCGCGGATTTAAAGGACTCGTCCTTGTTAAACCATCGAAAAATAAATACGAAGTTGCTAAGGAAATAGAGAATCGTATTCCCGAAGTAGAGAAAGTAGAAATTATTGAGGGTTGTGCTCCAGCAGTCCCTAGTGAAATAGCAAGAGTAGCGGCCAGTCTAGCCCCACGGTTTATCTCAAGCAATGAGACTTTTGCCGTGAGGACTGTAAGGCGAGGCAGACATAGTTTTACAAGCATAGATGTAAACGTTGTTGTCGGAGATGCTGTCCGGAAAGCTACTGGAGCTTCAGTTAACTTGAGGTTTCCCGACAAAGTTGTTGCAGTCGAAATAATCGGCGATCGTGCATACATAGCGTTTTACCCGGGTTCAAGAGAATGGAAGAAGATGAAGCCAGGAAAGTATCCCTTGTACAAGATCTATAGGAAGATAGCCGTTGTTCAAATGCCGTATCTAGGTCCGCTTGATGCCTGTCGGACAATGGGGGTAAGGATTGGTAGAGAAGTTCAAAACTTTGAGGTTGGAGAACTCGTGGTAGCACCGATAGGCCTTGTAGATGCTCTTCAGCTAAAGACATTCCTCGATGGGGTCTTCGAAGGCATAGAATCAAGATATAATATACAGAAAAAGAGCTATGGAAGAAGTGTTCATAAGGTTCCCGTGTATCTTCAGGACCTTTATCAGTTAGTGCGTAGTAGAAGCAATGAAGCCATAATAGTCTTTGAGCCCGAGGGCGACCATATATCAAAGAGAGCAAAAGAAGTATACGAGCTACTAAGGAAACATAGGCGCGTTAACCTGCTTTTCGGGTCACGCGAAGGCATACCGGAAGGCGTGTATAGGTTCGCTGACCTTGTTCTTGACATAGCCCCCGGAATAACCCTTTCAACCGAGTACGCAGCAGCGGCAGCACTAATAGCTATTGGAAGCGCGGTTCACGACTACCTGGCAAAGGAGCCTGGTGAAGAAGAGGAACAACTACAACCGGAAGACTAA
- a CDS encoding DNA-directed RNA polymerase, which produces MYVVYRVKDVVRIPPSLFGAPLEEAALRVLTERYVGFVHPDMGIIVAIFDVNVDPNGRILPGDGATYHDSEYSVLAFKPRVKEVVEGVVVNAQQYGIWVNLGPIEGFAHITQLMDDHVIFDQQRRAMIGEKTRKIIEVGNVVRARVVSVSMPTEPTLRPRVQLTLRQPYLGRPEWYKQGKKKEEEQS; this is translated from the coding sequence TTGTACGTCGTTTACCGGGTTAAGGACGTTGTAAGGATTCCACCAAGCCTCTTTGGAGCACCTCTCGAGGAAGCAGCGCTACGGGTGTTAACGGAAAGGTACGTTGGCTTTGTCCACCCAGATATGGGGATCATAGTTGCTATTTTCGATGTAAATGTTGATCCTAATGGACGCATACTTCCAGGCGATGGTGCAACATATCATGACTCGGAGTATAGCGTCCTCGCATTTAAGCCTCGTGTCAAGGAAGTCGTTGAAGGAGTTGTTGTCAATGCACAGCAATACGGTATCTGGGTTAACCTAGGCCCGATAGAAGGGTTTGCACATATAACCCAGCTAATGGACGACCACGTTATATTTGACCAGCAGCGTAGGGCGATGATAGGCGAGAAGACGAGAAAAATCATAGAAGTCGGGAATGTTGTGAGAGCGCGAGTAGTATCCGTATCAATGCCTACAGAGCCTACTTTGAGGCCAAGAGTACAACTAACGTTAAGACAACCATATCTCGGCCGCCCTGAATGGTATAAACAGGGCAAGAAAAAGGAAGAAGAGCAGTCATAA
- a CDS encoding DUF359 domain-containing protein, whose product MARDKLRYKRVISVGDHVTQQLLVSGITPWVAIYDCVERRQKRSCPKIASHREVAVENPRSTLTLGALKAIEEALREGNTSIRVIGEEDLLALPAALYAPIGAYIVYGMPGLAAVLIKVDYEHKRSAANLLRFFLPCPAKGKKE is encoded by the coding sequence TTGGCTAGAGATAAGCTGCGCTATAAGCGGGTCATAAGTGTAGGTGATCATGTTACTCAGCAGCTTCTCGTCAGCGGGATAACGCCCTGGGTAGCAATCTATGACTGTGTAGAACGCCGCCAGAAGAGGAGTTGCCCAAAGATAGCGAGCCATAGAGAAGTTGCTGTAGAGAATCCGCGCTCAACATTGACGCTTGGTGCGCTCAAGGCTATAGAGGAGGCGCTAAGGGAAGGAAACACGTCTATCCGCGTAATAGGTGAGGAGGACCTCTTGGCCCTGCCTGCAGCGCTCTATGCACCAATAGGTGCATACATTGTTTACGGGATGCCAGGACTGGCAGCTGTTCTGATTAAGGTTGACTACGAGCATAAACGTTCAGCCGCCAATCTGTTGCGATTCTTTCTTCCCTGCCCAGCTAAGGGTAAAAAGGAATAA
- a CDS encoding 30S ribosomal protein S15 — MAGKRRKKGRSHSTRPASPAIPKWVQYDPEEIEEIIVDLAKKGYPPSMIGIILRDQFGIPLVKPILGKTITEVLEEHGIKMVVPEDLFRLIQKAVNLRRHLEEHPKDTHAKKGLLDLEAKIRRIVKYYKREGKLPPDWEYDPQRAKLLVAGGLYIEAAK, encoded by the coding sequence ATGGCTGGAAAGAGGAGAAAGAAGGGTAGATCTCACTCAACTAGGCCAGCTAGCCCAGCTATACCAAAGTGGGTTCAATACGACCCAGAAGAGATTGAGGAAATAATTGTAGACCTAGCCAAGAAAGGTTATCCACCAAGCATGATAGGCATAATACTCCGAGACCAGTTTGGTATCCCGTTGGTAAAGCCTATACTAGGAAAGACTATAACAGAAGTCCTCGAGGAACACGGCATAAAGATGGTCGTACCCGAGGACTTGTTCAGACTCATTCAGAAGGCTGTAAATCTGCGACGACATCTTGAGGAGCACCCTAAGGACACACACGCCAAGAAGGGCTTACTGGATCTCGAGGCTAAGATAAGGAGAATAGTCAAGTACTACAAGAGAGAAGGTAAGCTGCCACCAGACTGGGAATACGACCCGCAGAGAGCGAAACTACTCGTAGCCGGAGGCCTCTACATCGAAGCTGCAAAGTAG
- the nrfD gene encoding NrfD/PsrC family molybdoenzyme membrane anchor subunit, protein MGGKTALLAGIVVLVVLAAIGAWFTAKRYSPTTPWEERAVFPWGIMVPSYVFFASSGAGVAIIASILLLYRPSDDAVVRLVRHLYILVFGLLIPAWYIVLADLGRPDHAVWLLKGWQSSSRIAWMPVFYGVLALPAFLILVHNTFFTRREFTFADKVLAIITILGGIGLEINLGQVFGNAVGLQAITSPNLGLMFLVAAIGLGAAWMAVIVLPTIRFAEAPETRTKQEPFVTNMPAAIVAAVAVVLGIAVAWWKSMSAVSEPTRLLFEELSSGHHAAIFYGVEILLGYILAPLIAVTALLRRGDKLLTLLASTFFILAAFAEKYGIIIGAQIVRAKYQYLGAALNPYYIVHEGASYHVELSEAAIVIGAFALGLLVYVVAEALLPRFLQK, encoded by the coding sequence ATGGGCGGGAAAACAGCACTTCTCGCAGGCATTGTCGTGCTAGTAGTGCTTGCAGCTATTGGTGCATGGTTTACAGCAAAACGATACAGTCCTACAACTCCGTGGGAGGAGAGAGCTGTATTTCCATGGGGGATAATGGTTCCAAGCTATGTGTTCTTTGCAAGCTCCGGAGCAGGAGTAGCAATAATAGCATCTATCCTTCTCCTCTACCGCCCCAGCGATGATGCAGTAGTTAGACTTGTACGACATCTCTACATACTTGTCTTTGGCCTCCTCATACCAGCATGGTACATAGTACTAGCAGATCTAGGAAGGCCTGATCACGCTGTATGGCTTCTCAAAGGATGGCAGTCCTCCTCGAGAATCGCGTGGATGCCCGTCTTCTACGGCGTACTAGCACTGCCAGCATTCCTCATACTAGTCCACAATACATTCTTTACTCGAAGAGAGTTCACGTTCGCCGATAAAGTACTAGCAATTATAACAATTCTTGGCGGCATCGGCCTTGAGATCAACCTTGGCCAAGTATTTGGGAACGCGGTTGGGCTACAAGCAATCACTTCACCGAATCTTGGCCTAATGTTCCTAGTAGCGGCAATAGGCCTAGGAGCAGCATGGATGGCGGTAATAGTGTTGCCCACTATCCGTTTTGCTGAAGCTCCTGAGACAAGGACGAAACAAGAGCCCTTTGTCACAAACATGCCTGCCGCCATTGTTGCCGCCGTAGCAGTAGTTCTCGGCATTGCTGTTGCTTGGTGGAAGTCTATGTCAGCAGTCTCAGAGCCTACAAGGCTCCTCTTCGAAGAGCTAAGCAGCGGTCACCACGCCGCGATATTCTATGGCGTAGAGATATTGTTGGGCTATATACTGGCACCACTCATAGCCGTCACGGCACTGCTCCGCAGAGGAGACAAGCTGCTAACATTGCTTGCCTCAACATTCTTCATACTAGCAGCTTTTGCAGAGAAGTATGGAATCATAATAGGTGCACAGATAGTACGTGCTAAGTACCAATACCTCGGCGCGGCACTTAACCCCTACTATATAGTACACGAGGGTGCCAGCTACCACGTTGAGTTAAGCGAAGCTGCTATAGTTATTGGGGCTTTTGCCCTCGGTCTCCTAGTATATGTTGTTGCTGAAGCACTCCTTCCACGTTTTCTCCAAAAATGA
- a CDS encoding XTP/dITP diphosphatase, with the protein MGERIIAIATRNMHKVEEINSVLRECGYSVAPVDAPKIEVQSNSLKEIAIFAASTAFNIIHRPVIVEDAGLFIDALRGFPGPYSAYVFKTIGISGILKLLNGVVDRRARFISVIALAHENGVEVFEGEARGTISTQPRGEKGFGFDPIFVPEGSDRTFAELDTIEKNKYSHRGKSARKLCEWLYENGHLIA; encoded by the coding sequence ATGGGGGAACGCATAATAGCAATAGCTACCAGAAATATGCACAAAGTCGAAGAAATAAACAGTGTACTAAGAGAATGCGGGTACAGCGTCGCACCCGTTGACGCGCCGAAGATAGAAGTTCAGAGTAATAGCCTTAAGGAGATAGCGATATTTGCTGCATCAACAGCATTCAATATCATACACAGGCCCGTTATCGTTGAGGACGCTGGTCTATTTATTGACGCCCTTAGGGGGTTTCCGGGCCCCTATTCTGCGTACGTATTCAAAACTATTGGCATAAGCGGCATCCTTAAGCTTTTAAACGGAGTCGTCGATAGACGTGCGAGATTTATCTCAGTAATAGCTCTTGCCCACGAGAATGGTGTAGAGGTATTTGAAGGAGAGGCTAGAGGAACTATCTCAACACAGCCACGCGGAGAAAAAGGATTCGGTTTTGACCCAATATTCGTGCCCGAGGGCTCTGATAGAACATTCGCCGAGCTAGACACTATTGAGAAAAACAAGTACTCGCACAGAGGTAAGAGTGCGAGAAAGCTCTGCGAATGGCTGTATGAGAACGGCCATCTTATTGCATAG
- a CDS encoding PIN domain-containing protein, protein MGYSQRIRRIILDTSALMLLYDGVQVFEEAEELLLSKPECIVPKPVIEELERIASAKDKTLHQRRAARLALQVMEKKGCKIVDVGQSADDAIIELARALKDAVVVTADNELRRRLRELGLPNIYYRKSRHGLMLEA, encoded by the coding sequence TTGGGGTATAGTCAGAGAATAAGACGCATAATACTAGATACTAGTGCCCTCATGCTTCTCTACGATGGTGTGCAAGTTTTTGAAGAGGCGGAAGAACTACTTCTCTCAAAACCTGAATGCATTGTGCCCAAACCGGTTATCGAGGAGCTTGAAAGAATAGCATCGGCTAAGGATAAGACCTTGCATCAACGAAGAGCAGCTCGTCTAGCGCTTCAGGTAATGGAAAAGAAGGGCTGTAAGATAGTAGACGTAGGGCAGAGTGCTGACGATGCAATAATAGAGCTTGCAAGAGCGTTGAAAGATGCTGTGGTTGTGACGGCGGATAATGAGCTTAGGAGGAGGCTGCGCGAGCTAGGCCTTCCAAACATTTACTATAGGAAGTCACGACACGGCCTAATGCTCGAGGCATGA
- a CDS encoding 30S ribosomal protein S24e, with the protein MSQQIPREVIEMFIPKGSKKLEVDLGEGYEVYVTKDWYNPLIKRREIDATIIHVGKPTPSRMKLRTQFAKALNVDFKRVYIRSVKSEYGVGISRIEVHVYDDVERALQFEPKYIIERNKLPEEMEE; encoded by the coding sequence GTGTCACAGCAAATACCGCGTGAAGTAATCGAGATGTTTATACCAAAGGGGTCTAAGAAGCTTGAAGTAGACCTAGGTGAAGGCTACGAGGTATATGTTACTAAGGACTGGTATAACCCGCTTATCAAGAGAAGAGAAATTGATGCAACTATAATACATGTTGGAAAGCCAACACCAAGCCGCATGAAACTTAGAACACAGTTCGCCAAGGCGCTGAATGTTGACTTTAAGCGCGTCTATATCAGAAGCGTTAAGTCAGAGTACGGAGTAGGCATTAGCCGCATCGAAGTACACGTGTATGACGACGTGGAAAGAGCGCTGCAATTCGAGCCAAAATACATTATAGAACGCAACAAGCTCCCAGAGGAAATGGAGGAATAA
- a CDS encoding KEOPS complex subunit Pcc1: protein MEQSNERNANNMKVLVDITIEELGKREAEALLKAIKPDNLTAPPWLRIKEEIAAKGLRIVVEALIEQPYRVGSVKNTVDEILEFIYSLLKTLEEAAKTLKQAGNESTERG from the coding sequence TTGGAGCAGTCCAACGAGAGAAATGCAAATAATATGAAAGTTCTGGTTGACATTACTATAGAAGAGCTTGGCAAGAGAGAGGCCGAGGCTCTCTTAAAGGCCATTAAGCCTGATAATTTAACAGCGCCTCCATGGCTGAGAATAAAGGAAGAAATAGCGGCCAAAGGGTTACGCATAGTTGTTGAAGCTCTTATAGAGCAGCCTTATCGAGTAGGCTCCGTGAAAAATACGGTTGACGAAATACTAGAGTTCATATATTCCTTACTCAAAACACTAGAGGAGGCTGCTAAGACTTTAAAGCAGGCAGGCAACGAGTCCACGGAACGGGGGTAG
- a CDS encoding 30S ribosomal protein S3ae, translating into MSRRRYGGARDTWRLKKWYEVIAPPVFGNVVLGTTPADDPRKLIGRVMETTLYDITGDFSLVHVHLYFQVIDVDEENMRAITRFKGHELARDYMKSFIRRKSSKIQGIYNVTTKDGYGLRITGVVLTTYRCKTSQKKAIRKIMGEIITKRTAEMTLDELIKAMLFGQLANEIFEAAKKIYPIRKVEIYKSKLLTVPGPDGKPQPAVVVSPLMFEVR; encoded by the coding sequence ATGAGCCGACGCCGCTACGGCGGAGCAAGGGATACGTGGCGTCTAAAGAAGTGGTACGAGGTAATTGCGCCTCCCGTTTTCGGGAATGTTGTCCTGGGTACAACGCCTGCGGATGATCCACGTAAGCTCATAGGCAGAGTAATGGAGACCACGCTATACGATATAACAGGCGACTTCTCGCTAGTGCATGTTCACCTCTACTTCCAGGTAATAGATGTAGACGAGGAAAACATGAGGGCCATCACTAGGTTTAAGGGTCACGAACTCGCAAGAGACTATATGAAAAGCTTCATTAGGCGTAAGAGTAGCAAGATCCAAGGCATATACAACGTTACGACAAAGGACGGTTATGGCCTAAGAATAACGGGAGTAGTGCTTACAACCTATCGCTGTAAGACAAGCCAAAAGAAGGCGATACGTAAGATAATGGGAGAGATAATTACGAAGCGCACTGCGGAAATGACGCTAGACGAGCTAATTAAGGCAATGCTGTTCGGGCAGCTAGCTAATGAGATATTCGAGGCAGCCAAGAAGATTTACCCAATAAGAAAAGTCGAGATATACAAGTCAAAGCTGCTAACTGTTCCAGGGCCAGACGGAAAGCCTCAGCCAGCAGTGGTTGTGTCTCCGCTAATGTTCGAAGTACGCTAA
- a CDS encoding Kae1-associated kinase Bud32: MALGVSSIKPIYRGAEAYLYLIDWFGKKALLKHRIPKNYRHSKIDTLLRRRRTVTEARAIKEALELGVPAPALYFVDPIEAVIVMEYLPYPSLSKLIDDNDEKGFEAVRKLGEYIAILHESGISHGDLTTSNVLVGDDVYLIDFGLSSLHSTERENAIDVHLFLRSLESTHPEHADDLFQILIEGYKSVRGSEKTSKVLSIVNEIRLMGRYKAERRTLWGNA; this comes from the coding sequence ATGGCGCTAGGGGTTAGCAGCATTAAGCCTATTTACAGGGGCGCGGAAGCCTACCTTTACCTCATAGACTGGTTCGGGAAAAAAGCACTACTAAAGCATAGAATTCCAAAGAATTACCGTCATTCCAAGATAGATACGCTCTTGAGACGTAGAAGAACCGTAACCGAGGCTCGAGCGATCAAGGAGGCGCTCGAGCTCGGAGTTCCGGCGCCAGCACTCTACTTCGTGGATCCCATAGAAGCGGTCATAGTCATGGAGTATCTGCCTTACCCGAGCCTCAGTAAGCTAATAGACGACAACGATGAAAAAGGATTTGAAGCAGTAAGAAAGCTAGGAGAATATATAGCAATATTACACGAGAGCGGCATAAGCCATGGAGACCTAACTACAAGCAACGTATTAGTAGGTGACGACGTCTATTTGATAGACTTCGGCTTATCCTCGCTTCATAGCACCGAGAGGGAAAATGCAATTGACGTTCACCTATTTCTTCGAAGTCTCGAATCAACACACCCCGAGCACGCCGACGACTTATTCCAGATTCTTATAGAAGGTTATAAAAGCGTACGTGGCTCCGAGAAAACATCTAAAGTACTCAGCATCGTTAATGAGATCAGATTGATGGGAAGATACAAGGCAGAGAGGAGGACACTATGGGGGAACGCATAA
- a CDS encoding metallophosphoesterase — protein sequence MFRKLLVISDIHAAMRYVRGLRDIKRDLTVVAGDLAGCGSLDEAREVLEELASQGSPVIWVPGNCDSPESVKLNVENTYPAHEKIVELEGLVFVGMGGSIYTPFNTPFEYSDEYLGRKLSELLEKTKGVENSRLVVISHTPPYRSGLDLVRGGEFVGSKSLRELIEKYQPRLLFSGHIHEAPGVTNIGVTLALNPGPLQRGNYAVVLVDVENNVYIVRLKRL from the coding sequence ATGTTTCGTAAGCTTTTAGTCATTTCTGACATACATGCAGCAATGCGCTATGTAAGAGGTCTTCGTGATATTAAACGGGACTTGACAGTTGTTGCTGGTGACCTTGCTGGGTGTGGTTCCCTGGATGAGGCGCGTGAAGTCTTAGAAGAACTTGCCTCTCAAGGTTCTCCCGTGATATGGGTTCCCGGTAACTGTGATAGCCCCGAGAGCGTCAAGCTTAATGTAGAGAATACGTATCCTGCTCACGAAAAGATCGTTGAGTTAGAAGGACTCGTGTTTGTGGGCATGGGGGGCTCAATATACACGCCTTTCAACACACCTTTTGAGTATAGCGATGAATATCTGGGCAGGAAGCTTAGTGAACTCCTAGAAAAAACAAAGGGTGTTGAGAACAGCAGGCTTGTTGTGATATCTCATACACCGCCATATCGCAGCGGCTTAGACCTTGTCAGAGGAGGAGAATTCGTAGGAAGCAAATCACTGCGTGAACTGATAGAGAAATATCAGCCGAGGCTTCTGTTTAGTGGTCATATACACGAGGCTCCAGGAGTAACCAACATAGGCGTAACCCTTGCACTAAACCCAGGGCCTCTCCAGAGAGGAAACTATGCAGTAGTATTGGTTGATGTAGAGAATAATGTCTATATTGTGCGACTAAAACGGCTATAA
- the spt4 gene encoding transcription elongation factor subunit Spt4 produces MSVRRARLPPFKACRKCKSLVPREATRCPVCGSTDLSDDWEGAVIIIDPEKSKIAKTLGLEKPGRYAIKVR; encoded by the coding sequence ATGAGTGTCCGAAGAGCCCGTCTTCCACCATTCAAGGCATGTAGGAAGTGTAAAAGCTTAGTGCCACGTGAGGCTACACGCTGCCCAGTATGCGGCTCAACGGATCTTTCTGATGATTGGGAAGGCGCGGTAATAATTATTGATCCCGAGAAGTCGAAGATAGCGAAAACCCTTGGGCTCGAAAAGCCTGGTAGGTATGCGATTAAGGTAAGATAA